TGACAATGGCGGCGTAGCCGGCAACAGGGGCCGGGGCAATGCCCGTGACAACGATGCCAACGATGACAATGGCGGCGCAGTCGGCAACAGAGGCCCGGGCAATGCCCGTGACAACGATGCCAATGATGACAACGATCGCGACAGAAACGCTGCGAGAAACGATGCGGATGCCGCCCGCGACGCAGCCCGCGCTGATGCGGATGCTGCTCGCGATGCCGCCCGGGCCGATGCGGACGCCGCCAGGGCTGCTGCAAGAGCGGCCGGCGATCCGAACGCAGACGCCACTCGGGATGCTGCAAGGGCTGCGGCCGATGCAACGCGCGACGCTGCTCGCAGAGACGCGGATGCAGCCCGGGATGCGGCCCGAGCGACTGCTAATGCGACCCGAAATGCCGCCAGGAATGGAACGACCGCTCCAGGTGCGCCGGTTCAGGCGCAGAACTAGGTTCGTCGGTTCGTCGGTTCAGCAGTGAGACAGGCGCAGTGCGCTGCCTGATCCACTTTGAATGGACGTCGCTTTGAAGATCGCAGCCTACGGCAGTTTCTGCGGGGATTGCATACCCTGCAGCTGGCTGCGATCTTTTTTTGATCTTCGACCACTCGTCGCCCAACTAAAAAATAATCTTTGACTTCATTCGGTGTTTGGATGAGTATCTGTACATCGCATGCGATCTAATCGAAGGCGATCAAAAGAAAGCAACCCTTGACGCTTGGAGATCCAGTCATGAACACCGAAAGCAGCCACAGCCTGTTCCACTTTACCGATCACGCTTTCGATGGTCACAACGGCAATAACTGGATCACCGCCCCAGCGGCTTGATAAGCGACTTTTTAAATCACTAATATCGCATGCGATCAAATCGCATAAGAAATTGAACTGAGAGGAAGCCCCCATGAGCAAGATCGAAAAAGTCCTGGTAACCGGCAAAACCCACACCACCCACAGCGCTGCCGGCAACACCTTGCGTGGCCACAACGGCAATCTCGACATCGAACTGTCTTCGCCTGGCAGCAGCACGCCGGCCCACGTGTTCAGCGGCGTGCAACCTCATCCGAAAGCCGAGCAACTGTTCGCTGGCGCCTGGTCGGCCTGCTACACCGCCGCGGTCGGCCTGGTCGCTCAAGAGCGCAATATTGTGTTGCCGGCGAACATGGCCGTGGACATTGAAGTGGACCTTGGCCAGACCGGTGCGGAGTACTTCCTCCAGGCCCGACTGACCCTGAACGTGCCAGGGCTGGCGCATGACGTCGCGACCGAATTGGCGCACATCGCCGACTCCATCTGCCCTTACTCCAAAGCTACACGCGGCAATATCGACGTTGCCCTGAATGTAATCACTGCGTAACCCGCGAATTTTTATCAAAAACATCGCGTGCGATATAAGCGCATACGTATGTAAGCCCTGAAAACCCGAGGAAATCACCATGAGCAAGATCGAAAAAGTACTGGCCAGCGGCAAGACCCACACCACTCACAGCAGCACCGGCAACACCTCGCGCGGCCACAACGGCAGCCTCGACATCGAGCTGTCCTCGCCTGGCAGCAGCACGCCGGCCCACGTGTTCAGCGGCGTGCAGCCTCATCCGAAAGCCGAGCAACTGTTCGCCGGAGCCTGGTCGGCCTGCTACATCGCCGCAGTAGGGCTGGCCGCCCAACAATTGAAGGTGACACTGCCGGCCGATACCGCTGTCGACATCAAAGTGGACCTTGGCCAGACCGGTGCGGAGTACTTCCTCCAGGCCCGACTGACCCTGAGCGTGCCGGGCCTGTCGAACGAAGTCGCGACTGAACTGGCACACAAGGCCGATGCGATCTGCCCTTACTCCAAGGCCACTCGCGGCAACATCGACGTCGCCATCAACGTCATCACCGCTTGATGCAACACGCCGCCGGTTCACCTGGGAATCCCGGGTGAACCGGCGGCGCTCTTTCATGAACGACGGAGAAAGTGAGCACTACCGATACGATCGCATGCGATGTATAGTCGGTGCCTCGCAATCCCTTCGTTTCTGGCCACAGAGAACGCTCATGAAATCGACCAAGAAGCCCGCCGCCCTCGACCTCAAGCTCTCTGAATTCCTCTGCTTTGCGGTCTATTCCTCCAACCTGGCCTTCGGCAAGGCCTACAAGCCGATGCTCGAGCGGCTCGGCCTGACCTACACGCAATACATCACCCTCGTGGCGCTCTGGGAAGAAGACAACCAGACCGTTGGCAGCCTCGGTGAAAAGCTGTTCCTGGAATCCAACACCCTGACGCCGATCCTCAAGAAGCTGGAGGGGATGGGGTATGTGCGGCGCCAGCGCGACCCGGAAGATGAACGTCAGGTGCGTATCAGTCTGACAAAGGAAGGGCGCGAATTGCGCGAAGGCCTGACAGAAGACGGCTTTCCACAGACCGGGCTGGATCCCGATGACTTCGAGCAAATGCAGAAAGCCATCGTCAAATTACGCACCAATCTCATCCGCTCGACGAAAGACCGGGAATAAACGCAAGCGAGCAAGATTCCAAAAGATCGCAGCCAACGACAGCCCCTGTAGGAGCTGCCGCAGGCTGCGATCTTTTTTTTTGGCCGCTACGAAACCCCGCCGACCTGGCGACGATTTCCCAATCCCCTCGCCACCAAAAAAACGGGATTGTGTATCGCTCTGTATCCCAACCCGCTGTTCGGAGACTGGCTTACAAATGCCCCTCGAACCGGATACATCCGGGATACACGGTTGCAGTCAAATAGCCCTGCCTTAGCGAGAAAGCAGATGCGACTCGCACCACGGCTTATCGCCTTTGTGGCAATGACCCAAGCGGATTGACCGCACACTGTAATCGGAGAAACAACCATGTCCCGTATGTCCAACAAAACCCGTTTTGGCCTGATCGCAGTCGCTCTGGCCGGTAGCATGAACCTCGGCGCCTCCGCCTTTGCCGCTGATGCGCTGCCGCAGGGCTATCAACTGGCCTCGGCGGAAAAAACCAGCGAAGGCAAGTGCGGCGAAGGCAAGTGCGGTGCCGGCGAAGCCGCTGCCAAAGTGACCAAGGCCGGCGAAGGCAAATGCGGTGAAGGCAAATGCGGCGACGCGTCCTTCGCCCGCACCGACGCCGACCACGACGGTCGCGTTTCTCTGAAAGAACTGCTGGCCGTGGCGCCACAGGGCGGTGAGGAATTCAAGGCGATGGACACCAACGGCGACGGCTACCTTTCCGAAGCCGAGGTCTACAAATTCCGCACTAACCAATACATCTCCAACGGCAAGAAAGTACCAACCGAGCTGTTCACCAAAATGAGCAAGGCGCAGAACTGATTGCTTGAAACGGTTGTAAAAAAACCTCCCCGGTCTTGTGGCCGGGGAGGTTTTTTTTGTGCCTGATCAACAGTGGCAGGCTTATCCGTCAAACGCACTGCGATAGGCAAAAATCCCCGGCAACCCACCGGTCATCACAAACAGCAGATTACTTCCCGCCGGAAAATCCCCCCGACGCACCGCAGCCAGCAGACCGGCAAAAGCCTTGCCGCCATAGACCGGATCGGTGAGCAAACCTTCCTGGGAAGCGAGCAGGCGCACGGCTTCCAGCATGGCTTCAGTCGGTGCGCCATAGGCCTCGCCGCGCTGGCTGCCATCGACCTTGATCGAAGCTTC
This genomic interval from Pseudomonas putida contains the following:
- a CDS encoding MarR family winged helix-turn-helix transcriptional regulator, giving the protein MKSTKKPAALDLKLSEFLCFAVYSSNLAFGKAYKPMLERLGLTYTQYITLVALWEEDNQTVGSLGEKLFLESNTLTPILKKLEGMGYVRRQRDPEDERQVRISLTKEGRELREGLTEDGFPQTGLDPDDFEQMQKAIVKLRTNLIRSTKDRE
- a CDS encoding Ohr family peroxiredoxin yields the protein MSKIEKVLVTGKTHTTHSAAGNTLRGHNGNLDIELSSPGSSTPAHVFSGVQPHPKAEQLFAGAWSACYTAAVGLVAQERNIVLPANMAVDIEVDLGQTGAEYFLQARLTLNVPGLAHDVATELAHIADSICPYSKATRGNIDVALNVITA
- a CDS encoding HvfA family oxazolone/thioamide-modified RiPP metallophore; the encoded protein is MSRMSNKTRFGLIAVALAGSMNLGASAFAADALPQGYQLASAEKTSEGKCGEGKCGAGEAAAKVTKAGEGKCGEGKCGDASFARTDADHDGRVSLKELLAVAPQGGEEFKAMDTNGDGYLSEAEVYKFRTNQYISNGKKVPTELFTKMSKAQN
- a CDS encoding Ohr family peroxiredoxin; this translates as MSKIEKVLASGKTHTTHSSTGNTSRGHNGSLDIELSSPGSSTPAHVFSGVQPHPKAEQLFAGAWSACYIAAVGLAAQQLKVTLPADTAVDIKVDLGQTGAEYFLQARLTLSVPGLSNEVATELAHKADAICPYSKATRGNIDVAINVITA